Part of the Tindallia californiensis genome is shown below.
AAGGCTATGGCGAAGCACCACCGACCGGAGTTATCACGGGAGATACGCAAGGCTCCATAATAGGAGCTATCCGTGAACATATAAAAAAGAGCCTAATAGATAGAGATATTGCTGATATTGAAAATAATATGGTGTTACTGAATCATTCCATTCTTGGAAACACCAGTGCAAAAGCAGCTCTAGATATGGCGCTTTATGATTTGTATGCACAAGTATACCAGGCGCCACTTTATCAAATTCTTGGAGGTTGTCGCTCGGAATTGATAACAGATAAGACCATTAGCGTTAATGAGCCTGAAGAAATGGTAAAAGATAGTTTGGAAACTGTACAGGAAGGCTACCGAACCCTAAAAGTAAAAGTAGGGAAAAACATCAAACTAGATCTAAACCGATTAGATAAAATCCGAAAAACCGTTGGTGACAACATAAAATTAAGGCTGGATGCCAATCAGGGATGGTCTGTAAAAGAAGCTATTGCGGCCATTAAAAAGATGGAAGAGAGAGGCTTTAATATTGAATTTGTAGAACAACCAGTTAAAGCCGGTGATATAGAAGGTTTGAAAAAAGTAACAGATAGCGTGACCACCCCTATTATGGCAGATGAGAGTGTTTTTTCGCCGGAAGAAGCCTTGCATTTACTACAAAATCGTGCAACGGATATGATCAATATCAAGCTTATGAAGGCTGGTGGCATCCACAATGCTCTTAAAATATGCGCCATTGCAGAAACTTCAGGAGTAGAATGCATGGTGGGGTGCATGCTGGAAAGTAAAATAGCTGTGACAGCGGCAGCACATTTAGCGGCAGCAAAAAAAGTGGTTACCAAAGTAGATTTAGACAGTCCTTTGTTATGTGCAGAAGATCCGATATCGGGAGGGATAATCTATGAAAAAGACAAGATTATACTCCCGGAAGCGATAGGATTAGGACTTGGAAAAATAAAAGGAATTGGGTGGAAATCTTTCTGAGAGGCTGGTGAAGATAATGCTGTTAATAAAAAATGCAGATCTTTATGATCCGGAAAAGAAAGGTATTCAAGACATTTTGATTGCCCAAGGGAAGATCGAATTAGTAGATAAGGAAATACAGCCTAGCGAAAAATACATGCAAGTGATGGATGCGAAAGGCAAAAAAATATTTCCTGGATTTATTGATCAGCACGTCCATATTACTGGAGGTGGTGGTGAAGGTGGTTTTGAAACCAAAGTGCCTGAAATTTCACTGTCCAAGCTAATTGTTACAGGAACAACAACCGTAGTAGGGCTTCTGGGAACAGATGCTTCCACCAGGAATATCGAAAGTTTAATTGCAAAGGCAAAAGCTTTGAACAAGGAAGGAGTCACCGCTTATGCTGTAACAGGTTCCTATGAATATCCAACCGTAACCTTGACAGAATCAGTCCGAAAAGATATAGCTTTTATTCAAGAGGTAATTGGTGCTAAAGTTGCTTTCTCTGACCATCGGTCATCGGAAATATCAGAAAAAGAACTTGCAAGACTAGCTTCGGATGTTCGTGTAGCAGGGATGATTTCTGGAAAGGCAGGAATTCTGGTGGTTCATATGGGGAATGGGAACGAAGGAATGGAACCGATCATAAAAATCCTAGAAACAACCGATATCCCTATCACAACGATTCGGCCAACACATGTAAACCGCAAGAAAGAATTATTAGAACAGGCGCTTTCTTTTGCAAAATCTGGAGGGATTATTGATCTTACGTGTGGGTTGCATAAAGAAAATCCTCCTGCGAAGGTCATTAGGAGAGCAAAAGAAATGGGGATTGCACCAGAAAATATTCTGCTAAGTTCTGATGGATATGGAAGCTGGTCTCATTATGATGAATATGGAAATATGATAGACATTGGTATTTCGGAAGTAAGTTCTCTTTATGAAGAATTTCAGCAAATGGTAATGAAAGAAAAATATTGCATCCATGAAGCACTTCCTCATTTTACAAGCTATGTAGCGAAAGCTCTGAAAATAAATGAGTTTAAGGGAAGCGTTAAGCCGGGGAAGGATGCTGACTTGATGGTTGTGGATGAGAAATTAAGAATTGAAACCGTTATTGCTAGGGGTGAAGTGATGATGAAAGAGAACAAGATAATAAAAAGTGGAACCTATGAATAAAAAAGCCCTGCTCTTTGCAAACGAAGAGCAGGGCTTTTTTAGACCGAATAGGGTATAGCATGGAATTAACTACCGGAACGATAAGCCCTCTCGACAGTTCTTTGGTGATCAGAACAAGTGGAGTTACTTCCGTGAGTGCGGCTTCCTTGGAAATGAATATCCATATGACCGTCCATTCCATTGCCATGAACAGCATTTAAGTTTGTGCCTCTTCCAAATCCGCCACTTCGGTTATTAACCGTTTCGTTTGTAGGAAGTCCATCCACACCAGCATGAGGCATTGGAGCTAGAGAGGCGGCAATTCGATGACCTTTTATTTCCACAATAACTGGTCGACGTTCCCAGCTCCAGCTTCCACCGATGGCTTCTCTTAAAATACGAGTGTCTTCTTTTGTAAGGGTTTCAACATCAGCATGATTTCTGCCATAGGTGCGCTGTACATTAAAGCGTAATCCAGTAGCCACATCGGTGATCACTGCATTTTCTCCACGATTCCACAAAGGCTTCACTTCGTCAAACCAAGAAAGCATTTTCACTGAGGACTCTCTACTGCGTTGACTTCCCCTGGAAACGGTTTGTTTCTCATCGCTAGTAGTTGCTAGGTTTTGTACTGTTCTAAGGGTTGTTGGACCGGCTAAACCATCAACCACTAAGCCGTGGGATTTCTGAAAATCTTTGACGGCTTCTTTGGTAAGCGAACCGAAATAACCGGTAGGTGCAACGTGAAAAAAGCCGAGGGTGCTTAGATCCTTTTGTAGGGTTAGGACATCGTGATTCTCCATTTCATAGCGAAGAACAACGCCTTCTGAATAAGCATATACAGGTGTGAGTGATATAACGGCTATGGTCAGCAGTATAAGAACACTCAAAGTTCCAATTGATTTTTTGGGGAACATAGTAGACCTCCTGAATGATTTTTTGCCTGTGCAGATAGTCACACATCGCTCAACAGTCTACCATATATTTATCAAAATGCCAAATGCGAGTCTTTGATAAATAACATTGATCCTAAACTGAAAAGTACAACTCCATTAGCCAAGGAGTAAGAAAAACCTCTAAGACAGCGGCGATGGCAAGCAATGTGACAATAAGCGGTAAGCTCCATAAGGCAGCCTGATAATTTTTTTTAAGCCTCCGCTTCCGGCTTTCACTTTGAGGAGGTGAAATAATTTCCTTAGAAATTTTAAGTCCAATAGCACCGCTGAGAAGGATAGCGGGAAGTTCGAATAGGCCATGTGGCAGGATGCCGATTACATAAAATCCAAAAAGTCCCATGCTTCCCTCCTTAAGAACCAAGGCGGAAACAGCGCCTACTAATCCACCGTTAATGATAAGGCCAAAAATGGGCAAAATAAGGATGATTCCACCCAGCAACATCATCAGCGAAGCCCGTAGATTGTTCATAAAAAGAATGCGAACCCCTTGCCATTTAGAAGGGCCGAAAAAAACATCAGAGGCAAGCTCTTCCAAATCATCAAAAAAAAGGCTGAAGAGCTGAAGGATTTCTCCATAATAAATAAAAGCCAAGGCTTTGAAAAGGAAGAGAGAGATGAGAAAAAGAAGAGAAGAAAGAAGAAACCATTTTCGATGCTGGGAAAAAGGTTTGATAAAAAGCTGGAATAACATTAAGCGGCTCCTTTCTCTGCTATTGCTGTTGTTTATAAGGTAATTGGTTAAGAAACATAGCTACTTCTTGATTAAAATCCTTTGGAGCGTCCATATTAGCGTTGTGGCCAGCACCTGAAAGGATAACGAGCCGGCTATTAGGCGAGGATTCATTCCATTGAGAAGCTTCCTCCAATAGATTAGCTGGTGATTCATGCTCTCCGTGGAGAATAAGCAATGGGTGCGATATGGGTTTATCAACACCTAGCTCAAAGCTTTCCATTAGTCCACGCCAAACGTGAAAAAACTGAGATCGACCCATTTTTGTTAAGGATTCCTCATAAAAAGTTCTTGCGGCGGGGGTGATGGCTTTACTGACAGAAATACGGTAAAAAAACTTTTTTTCCGGCACTAGGCGAAAAAACAGAGGCATCATCTTAAACATAAAACGTTGGAAGTTACTAAGCTTATCTGTTTTTAGACGAGATCCTCCAATGCTGATAATTCCCTCTACTCGATCCGGGTAAAGATCAGCTGTGTACTGACTAATCATGCTGCCCATGGATTGACCGACCAGGGTAGCTTTTTTAGCGCCAATAGCGTCTAGCATACCCATTATCTGTTGTGGCATTTCAGTAAATCTAAAAGGTTCTTTCAGGCGATAAGAGTTGCCATGACCAGGAAGGTCCCAGATCAAACAACGATAGCGGTCGCTGAAATAACGGACCTGATCACCAAACATCTGATGATTTAATCCGGCACCGTGAGTAAAAACCAGAACCGGGGCGGCTTCTGGGCCGATAACCTCAAAATATAAATCGCCGTTATGAGTGGGGTGTTTCATAGAAAAACTCCTTTCAATATCGCTGTTTATCAATCTGTATGGCTGTTATTATAACATAAGGAGAAATCCATTTGCGACAAATTCTTTCACCTTCCTGGGTTTTAACGATGCTAGAGGTGATCCGTAGCAAAAATTATTTTATTTAGGAATCTGTGTTTGAAACACCAACAAAGGGTATATGTTCCATAGAGAATCTAAATATATGGATAGATATATTTTATGGAGGTGGATGATTTGCCAGAAGAGTTTAAGCCTGGATGCAAACGACCGACGGTGCAGAAAAAGGAAAAAGACATAAGCCTTAATTCGGAAAAATTAGTGGAAAAACCAAAGGAGGAAAGATCAATGATTAAAGTAGGAAAACCAGCTCCTGTATTTAAAGCTCCAGCCTATCACCAAGGGAAATTTGTTAATGTAGACCTGGAAGAGTTTAAGGGGAAATGGGTGCTGTTATGTTTTTACCCAGGTGATTTTACTTTTGTCTGAGCTACTGAAATATCAGCAGTTGCTGAAAAACATGATGAGCTTAAAGAACTGGGCGTAGAAGTATTGTCTTGTAGTGTTGACAGCGTGTTTGTTCACAAAATGTGGAACGATCACGAAATTTCTAAAATGGTTAATAAAGATGTGCCCTTCCCAATGCTTTCGGATGGTGGTGGTGAAATAGGCAAAATGTATGGGGTTTATGACGAAGAGGGTGGCGTAGAAACCAGAGGCCGATTTATTATTGATCCTGACGGAAATGTCCAAGGCTTTGAAGTATTAACACCACCGGTGGGTAGGAATATTGCTGAGACAATTCGTCAGGTTCAGGCTTTTCAGCTGGTGAGGGAATCAGAAGGTACGAAAGCGACGCCAGCTGGCTGGAAACCTGGCAAGCAAGTATTACAACCAGGTCCGGACTTGGTTGGAAAAGTTTGGGATGTATGGAAAGTGGAGAAAGCATTCGAATAGTTTCTAAAAAACCCTGCTACTGGCAGGGTTTTTTTATGCAATTCTATGACCAGGTAAGCCTCGATTTGATATAATGAAAAAAGAGAAACGCTTAGACAAAGGAAAGGAGGGTTGCGAATGCCTACGATAAAGGCTGTTTTATTAAAGACACCATCTGTTTTACTGGATGGTGAGTCCGTGCGTCTTCCTTATCGAAAAGCAGAAGCAGCGT
Proteins encoded:
- a CDS encoding stage II sporulation protein M — its product is MLFQLFIKPFSQHRKWFLLSSLLFLISLFLFKALAFIYYGEILQLFSLFFDDLEELASDVFFGPSKWQGVRILFMNNLRASLMMLLGGIILILPIFGLIINGGLVGAVSALVLKEGSMGLFGFYVIGILPHGLFELPAILLSGAIGLKISKEIISPPQSESRKRRLKKNYQAALWSLPLIVTLLAIAAVLEVFLTPWLMELYFSV
- the prxU gene encoding thioredoxin-dependent peroxiredoxin (Most members of this family contain a selenocysteine.), which encodes MPEEFKPGCKRPTVQKKEKDISLNSEKLVEKPKEERSMIKVGKPAPVFKAPAYHQGKFVNVDLEEFKGKWVLLCFYPGDFTFVUATEISAVAEKHDELKELGVEVLSCSVDSVFVHKMWNDHEISKMVNKDVPFPMLSDGGGEIGKMYGVYDEEGGVETRGRFIIDPDGNVQGFEVLTPPVGRNIAETIRQVQAFQLVRESEGTKATPAGWKPGKQVLQPGPDLVGKVWDVWKVEKAFE
- a CDS encoding alpha/beta fold hydrolase produces the protein MKHPTHNGDLYFEVIGPEAAPVLVFTHGAGLNHQMFGDQVRYFSDRYRCLIWDLPGHGNSYRLKEPFRFTEMPQQIMGMLDAIGAKKATLVGQSMGSMISQYTADLYPDRVEGIISIGGSRLKTDKLSNFQRFMFKMMPLFFRLVPEKKFFYRISVSKAITPAARTFYEESLTKMGRSQFFHVWRGLMESFELGVDKPISHPLLILHGEHESPANLLEEASQWNESSPNSRLVILSGAGHNANMDAPKDFNQEVAMFLNQLPYKQQQ
- a CDS encoding peptidoglycan-binding domain-containing protein; this encodes MFPKKSIGTLSVLILLTIAVISLTPVYAYSEGVVLRYEMENHDVLTLQKDLSTLGFFHVAPTGYFGSLTKEAVKDFQKSHGLVVDGLAGPTTLRTVQNLATTSDEKQTVSRGSQRSRESSVKMLSWFDEVKPLWNRGENAVITDVATGLRFNVQRTYGRNHADVETLTKEDTRILREAIGGSWSWERRPVIVEIKGHRIAASLAPMPHAGVDGLPTNETVNNRSGGFGRGTNLNAVHGNGMDGHMDIHFQGSRTHGSNSTCSDHQRTVERAYRSGS
- a CDS encoding dipeptide epimerase: MKIKDIQFGIMEIPLKKPFKTALRTANVLSNVVVMIETDTGNQGYGEAPPTGVITGDTQGSIIGAIREHIKKSLIDRDIADIENNMVLLNHSILGNTSAKAALDMALYDLYAQVYQAPLYQILGGCRSELITDKTISVNEPEEMVKDSLETVQEGYRTLKVKVGKNIKLDLNRLDKIRKTVGDNIKLRLDANQGWSVKEAIAAIKKMEERGFNIEFVEQPVKAGDIEGLKKVTDSVTTPIMADESVFSPEEALHLLQNRATDMINIKLMKAGGIHNALKICAIAETSGVECMVGCMLESKIAVTAAAHLAAAKKVVTKVDLDSPLLCAEDPISGGIIYEKDKIILPEAIGLGLGKIKGIGWKSF
- the iadA gene encoding beta-aspartyl-peptidase encodes the protein MLLIKNADLYDPEKKGIQDILIAQGKIELVDKEIQPSEKYMQVMDAKGKKIFPGFIDQHVHITGGGGEGGFETKVPEISLSKLIVTGTTTVVGLLGTDASTRNIESLIAKAKALNKEGVTAYAVTGSYEYPTVTLTESVRKDIAFIQEVIGAKVAFSDHRSSEISEKELARLASDVRVAGMISGKAGILVVHMGNGNEGMEPIIKILETTDIPITTIRPTHVNRKKELLEQALSFAKSGGIIDLTCGLHKENPPAKVIRRAKEMGIAPENILLSSDGYGSWSHYDEYGNMIDIGISEVSSLYEEFQQMVMKEKYCIHEALPHFTSYVAKALKINEFKGSVKPGKDADLMVVDEKLRIETVIARGEVMMKENKIIKSGTYE